In the Ipomoea triloba cultivar NCNSP0323 chromosome 6, ASM357664v1 genome, one interval contains:
- the LOC116023827 gene encoding EPIDERMAL PATTERNING FACTOR-like protein 2, which translates to MTCYQQRMLCCRNHHLIIFLLLLSVSSFIHFSSLAQGRDTPNLERTQRGNDGKEVKMRSLIGSRPPRCESICRNCGHCEAVQVPIDDPSESDPKHPQTRTHQFNAVPKVVAYSRGDGIDNYKPMSWKCKCGNHIFNP; encoded by the exons atgacctgCTATCAACAGAGAATGCTTTGCTGCAGAAATCATCACCTAATCATCTTTCTGCTGCTCCTCTCAGTTTCAAGCTTCATCCATTTCAGTTCATTGGCTCAAG GCAGAGATACTCCCAACCTGGAAAGAACTCAG AGGGGAAATGATGGGAAAGAAGTAAAGATGAGATCTTTGATTGGTTCAAGGCCACCCAGATGTGAGAGCATATGCAGGAATTGTGGTCACTGTGAAGCAGTTCAAGTCCCCATTGATGATCCTTCAGAATCAGACCCCAAACACCCCCAAACAAGAACCCATCAGTTCAATGCAGTTCCCAAAGTTGTCGCTTATTCCAGAGGAGATGGCATTGACAACTACAAGCCCATGTCTTGGAAGTGTAAATGTGGAAACCACATTTTCAATCCTTGA
- the LOC116022789 gene encoding endo-1,4-beta-xylanase 1 isoform X2 — translation MSTKCLILGLNVAAMLLLSSRKNSTDHSGTNIILNHNFSEGMNLWHPNCCEAFVVPADTGSYAVITNRKECWQGLEQNITKRVSTGSTYTVCAFVGVSGAISGCTDVQATLKVEYRDSATSYVFIGRRPVSKDCWEKLEGTFSLSGTPDQVVFYLEGPLPGVDLLVKSVVITCSSSLKCESSSTHSFSAGEGKVLSPTFEDSRNNWSGRGCKIVLHESMADGKIRPVSGNSFARATERTQIWNGIQQEITGTVLRKLAYEVTAVVRLYGNNVTSADVRATLLVQAADFCEEYIGIASVQATDKEWTQLRGKFLLNGFPSKVVVFLEGPPPGTDILLNSLTVKHAAKVLQSPPPRIENADFGVNVITNTNLNDGTNGWFPVGNCTLIVGTGSPRIIPPAARDSLGTHQPLSGRYILVTNRTHTWMGPAQMITDKVKLYLTYQVSAWVRIGKATGAQTVNLALDVDSQWVNGGHVEINDDRWHEISGSFRIEKEPAKIMVYIQGPAPGVDLMVAALQVFPVDRKARFEHLRRETDKIRKRDVILKFSGSDSLHGADVRVRQTQNSFPFGACISRGNIDNEDFTEFFVKNFNWAVFGNELKWYSTEPEQGKLNYKDADELLDFCTRNNIQVRGHCIFWEVEDVVQSWVRGLSKSDLSKAVQNRITGLLTRYKGKIKQYDVNNEMMHGSFYRERLGEEIRANMFKTANQLDPSAVLFVNDYHIEDGGDSQSCPDRYLGHILDLQEQGAPIGGIGIQGHIDCPVGPIIHSALNKLGILGLPVWFTEIDFSSTNEYIRADDLEVMLRECFAHPAVEGIMLWGFWELFMSRENSHLVNAEGDLNEAGRRYLALKEEWLSHSHGHIDAQGHFSFRGFHGSYELEIIGLSKRFTRTFVVEKGDDPLVISIDL, via the exons ATGAGCACCAAGTGTTTGATACTTGGCTTGAACGTTGCAGCAATGTTGCTCTTA AGTTCAAGGAAGAATTCGACGGACCATTCTGGTACTAATATCATCCTTAACCACAACTTCTCTGAAGGGATGAATTTATGGCACCCCAATTGCTGTGAAGCCTTTGTGGTTCCAGCAGACACAGGAAGTTATGCTGTTATTACTAATCGCAAGGAATGTTGGCAAGGCTTGGAGCAAAATATTACTAAAAGAGTTTCTACAGGTTCCACTTATACGGTTTGTGCTTTTGTTGGAGTCTCGGGAGCAATTTCAGGTTGTACTGATGTCCAGGCTACACTGAAAGTAGAATATCGAGATTCAGCTACTAGCTATGTCTTTATCGGAAG AAGACCTGTTTCTAAAGACTGTTGGGAAAAACTGGAAGGCACATTTTCACTCTCTGGTACACCTGATCAGGTTGTATTTTATCTGGAAGGACCTTTACCTGGTGTAGACCTACTTGTAAAATCAGTTGTGATCACCTGTTCCAGTTCCTTAAAATGTGAA AGTTCTAGCACACACTCTTTCTCTGCTGGAGAAGGGAAAGTGTTGAGCCCCACATTTGAGGATAGCCGGAATAACTGGTCAGGGAGAGGCTGCAAGATTGTTCTGCATGAATCTATGGCAGATGGGAAAATCCGTCCAGTGTCCGGAAATTCTTTTGCACGTGCAACGGAAAGGACACAGATCTGGAATGGAATTCAGCAAGAGATAACAGGAACAGTACTGCGAAAGCTTGCCTATGAAGTTACTGCTGTTGTTCGTTTATATGGAAACAATGTCACTAGTGCAGATGTTCGGGCAACACTGTTGGTTCAGGCAGCTGATTTCTGTGAAGAGTACATAGGCATCGCATC TGTACAGGCAACAGACAAGGAATGGACACAGTTACGAGGAAAGTTTCTTCTAAATGGTTTCCCATCTAAGGTAGTTGTCTTTCTGGAAGGGCCGCCTCCAGGCACTGACATTCTCCTTAATAGTTTAACCGTGAAACATGCAGCTAAAGTTCTTCAATCCCCTCCACCAAGGATTGAG AATGCAGATTTTGGTGTCAATGTTATCACAAATACCAACCTTAACGATGGGACAAATGGTTGGTTTCCCGTTGGAAACTGCACCCTGATTGTCGGAACAGGCTCACCACGTATAATTCCTCCAGCAGCTAGAGATTCTCTTGGAACTCATCAACCTTTAAGTGGTCGCTACATTCTTGTGACAAATCGTACACATACATGGATGGGTCCTGCTCAGATGATTACAGATAAAGTAAAACTCTATTTGACGTATCAGGTGTCTGCATGGGTTAGAATTGGAAAAGCAACAGGTGCTCAGACTGTGAATCTTGCCCTTGATGTGGACAGCCAATGGGTGAACGGGGGCCATGTTGAGATTAATGATGATAGATGGCATGAAATTTCTGGATCTTTCAGAATTGAGAAAGAACCTGCTAAGATAATGGTTTACATTCAGGGTCCTGCTCCCGGTGTTGACTTAATGGTTGCTGCACTTCAAGTTTTTCCAGTCGATAGAAAGGCACGGTTTGAACACTTAAGGAGAGAAACCGATAAG ATACGCAAGCGTGATGTTATCTTGAAATTCTCCGGATCAGACAGTTTGCATGGAGCTGATGTGAGAGTAAGGCAAACTCAAAATAGCTTCCCATTCGGGGCATGCATTTCGAGAGGAAACATAGACAATGAAGACTTCACTGAATTCTTTGTCAAAAATTTCAATTGGGCTGTGTTTGGGAATGAGTTGAAGTGGTACTCGACAGAACCAGAACAAGGAAAGCTCAATTATAAAGACGCAGATGAGCTCTTGGACTTTTGCACGAGAAACAACATTCAAGTCCGTGGTCATTGTATCTTCTGGGAGGTGGAGGATGTAGTTCAGTCATGGGTACGCGGTTTGAGCAAGAGCGACCTGTCAAAAGCTGTTCAAAACCGCATAACAGGCCTGCTCACACGGTACAAGGGAAAGATCAAACAGTACGACGTGAATAATGAGATGATGCATGGCTCTTTCTATCGAGAGCGACTGGGTGAAGAAATCAGAGCGAACATGTTCAAGACTGCAAACCAACTTGACCCGTCTGCTGTCCTCTTTGTCAACGATTACCATATTGAAGATGGTGGCGACAGTCAGTCATGCCCAGATAGGTACCTCGGGCACATTCTTGATCTACAGGAACAAGGGGCGCCTATTGGAGGCATAGGCATTCAGGGGCACATAGACTGCCCGGTTGGGCCAATTATTCATTCCGCTCTGAATAAACTGGGAATTCTCGGACTCCCAGTTTGGTTCACCGAAATAGATTTCTCTTCAACTAACGAATATATTAGAGCAGATGATTTAGAAGTTATGCTTCGGGAATGTTTTGCCCACCCTGCTGTGGAAGGCATAATGCTATGGGGATTCTGGGAGTTATTCATGTCCCGAGAAAACTCCCATTTAGTGAATGCTGAAGGCGATCTCAATGAAGCTGGCAGACGATACCTGGCGCTTAAAGAAGAATGGCTGTCCCATTCTCATGGACATATTGATGCCCAGGGACACTTCTCCTTCAGAGGATTCCATGGATCATATGAACTGGAAATCATTGGCTTGTCAAAGAGATTTACCAGGACATTTGTTGTTGAAAAGGGTGATGATCCTCTGGTAATCTCCATTGATCTATAG
- the LOC116022811 gene encoding homeotic protein knotted-1-like, with the protein MENYNQLGEEAAAAQRGGTSSFLYCGSVLAPPSYRAAGAGAGEFHLQAYEPIVKTEGGSSSHNHHQRFESEMEAIKAKIIAHPQYSNLLEAYMDCQKVGAPPEVVARLAAVRQEFESRQRASGLGGRDISSKDPELDQFMEAYYDMLVKYREELTRPLQEAMEFMRRIESQLNMLSNAPVRVFTSDDKCEGVGSSEDDQDNSGGETELPEIDPRAEDRELKNHLLRKYSGYLSSLKQELSKKKKKGKLPKEARQKLLNWWELHYKWPYPSETEKVALAESTGLDQKQINNWFINQRKRHWKPSEDMQFMVMDGLHPQNAALYMDGHYMGDGPYRLGP; encoded by the exons ATGGAGAATTACAATCAGCTAGGAGAAGAAGCCGCTGCGGCTCAAAGGGGTGGCACTAGTAGCTTCTTGTACTGCGGCTCCGTTCTTGCGCCGCCGAGTTATAGagccgccggcgccggcgccggcgagtTTCACTTGCAAGCTTATGAGCCAATAGTGAAGACTGAAGGGGGGAGCAGTTCTCATAATCATCACCAAAGGTTTGAGAGTGAAATGGAAGCTATAAAGGCTAAGATTATTGCCCATCCTCAGTATTCCAATCTTTTGGAGGCTTACATGGACTGCCAAAAAGTTGGGGCGCCGCCGGAGGTGGTGGCGCGTCTCGCGGCGGTGCGTCAAGAGTTTGAGTCCCGGCAACGCGCCTCCGGTCTCGGTGGGAGAGATATTTCCTCTAAGGACCCGGAACTTGACCAGTTTATG GAAGCGTACTATGATATGTTAGTGAAGTACCGAGAAGAACTGACCAGGCCTTTACAAGAAGCAATGGAGTTCATGCGACGGATCGAATCGCAACTAAATATGCTTAGCAACGCCCCAGTCCGGGTCTTCACTtctg ATGACAAATGTGAGGGTGTTGGTTCCTCTGAAGATGACCAAGATAACAGCGGTGGTGAAACCGAGCTTCCCGAGATTGATCCCCGGGCTGAAGACCGCGAGCTGAAGAACCACTTGCTGAGGAAGTACAGCGGCTACCTAAGCAGTCTGAAGCAAGAGCTTtcgaagaaaaagaagaaaggaaaactcCCAAAAGAAGCCAGGCAAAAGCTGCTCAACTGGTGGGAGTTGCACTACAAATGGCCTTATCCCTCG GAAACCGAGAAGGTGGCTTTGGCTGAATCGACGGGGTTGGATCAGAAGCAGATTAACAACTGGTTCATCAATCAAAGGAAACGGCACTGGAAGCCTTCTGAGGACATGCAGTTTATGGTGATGGATGGTCTGCACCCACAAAATGCAGCTCTTTACATGGATGGTCACTACATGGGAGACGGTCCATATCGCCTAGGTCCATAA
- the LOC116022789 gene encoding endo-1,4-beta-xylanase 1 isoform X1, giving the protein MRKVQTYLGLKRDMEKLSLIDGNNSESSRKNSTDHSGTNIILNHNFSEGMNLWHPNCCEAFVVPADTGSYAVITNRKECWQGLEQNITKRVSTGSTYTVCAFVGVSGAISGCTDVQATLKVEYRDSATSYVFIGRRPVSKDCWEKLEGTFSLSGTPDQVVFYLEGPLPGVDLLVKSVVITCSSSLKCESSSTHSFSAGEGKVLSPTFEDSRNNWSGRGCKIVLHESMADGKIRPVSGNSFARATERTQIWNGIQQEITGTVLRKLAYEVTAVVRLYGNNVTSADVRATLLVQAADFCEEYIGIASVQATDKEWTQLRGKFLLNGFPSKVVVFLEGPPPGTDILLNSLTVKHAAKVLQSPPPRIENADFGVNVITNTNLNDGTNGWFPVGNCTLIVGTGSPRIIPPAARDSLGTHQPLSGRYILVTNRTHTWMGPAQMITDKVKLYLTYQVSAWVRIGKATGAQTVNLALDVDSQWVNGGHVEINDDRWHEISGSFRIEKEPAKIMVYIQGPAPGVDLMVAALQVFPVDRKARFEHLRRETDKIRKRDVILKFSGSDSLHGADVRVRQTQNSFPFGACISRGNIDNEDFTEFFVKNFNWAVFGNELKWYSTEPEQGKLNYKDADELLDFCTRNNIQVRGHCIFWEVEDVVQSWVRGLSKSDLSKAVQNRITGLLTRYKGKIKQYDVNNEMMHGSFYRERLGEEIRANMFKTANQLDPSAVLFVNDYHIEDGGDSQSCPDRYLGHILDLQEQGAPIGGIGIQGHIDCPVGPIIHSALNKLGILGLPVWFTEIDFSSTNEYIRADDLEVMLRECFAHPAVEGIMLWGFWELFMSRENSHLVNAEGDLNEAGRRYLALKEEWLSHSHGHIDAQGHFSFRGFHGSYELEIIGLSKRFTRTFVVEKGDDPLVISIDL; this is encoded by the exons ATGCGAAAAGTGCAGACATATCTAGGATTGAAGAGAGATATGGAGAAGCTATCGCTAATCGATGGCAACAATTCTGAG AGTTCAAGGAAGAATTCGACGGACCATTCTGGTACTAATATCATCCTTAACCACAACTTCTCTGAAGGGATGAATTTATGGCACCCCAATTGCTGTGAAGCCTTTGTGGTTCCAGCAGACACAGGAAGTTATGCTGTTATTACTAATCGCAAGGAATGTTGGCAAGGCTTGGAGCAAAATATTACTAAAAGAGTTTCTACAGGTTCCACTTATACGGTTTGTGCTTTTGTTGGAGTCTCGGGAGCAATTTCAGGTTGTACTGATGTCCAGGCTACACTGAAAGTAGAATATCGAGATTCAGCTACTAGCTATGTCTTTATCGGAAG AAGACCTGTTTCTAAAGACTGTTGGGAAAAACTGGAAGGCACATTTTCACTCTCTGGTACACCTGATCAGGTTGTATTTTATCTGGAAGGACCTTTACCTGGTGTAGACCTACTTGTAAAATCAGTTGTGATCACCTGTTCCAGTTCCTTAAAATGTGAA AGTTCTAGCACACACTCTTTCTCTGCTGGAGAAGGGAAAGTGTTGAGCCCCACATTTGAGGATAGCCGGAATAACTGGTCAGGGAGAGGCTGCAAGATTGTTCTGCATGAATCTATGGCAGATGGGAAAATCCGTCCAGTGTCCGGAAATTCTTTTGCACGTGCAACGGAAAGGACACAGATCTGGAATGGAATTCAGCAAGAGATAACAGGAACAGTACTGCGAAAGCTTGCCTATGAAGTTACTGCTGTTGTTCGTTTATATGGAAACAATGTCACTAGTGCAGATGTTCGGGCAACACTGTTGGTTCAGGCAGCTGATTTCTGTGAAGAGTACATAGGCATCGCATC TGTACAGGCAACAGACAAGGAATGGACACAGTTACGAGGAAAGTTTCTTCTAAATGGTTTCCCATCTAAGGTAGTTGTCTTTCTGGAAGGGCCGCCTCCAGGCACTGACATTCTCCTTAATAGTTTAACCGTGAAACATGCAGCTAAAGTTCTTCAATCCCCTCCACCAAGGATTGAG AATGCAGATTTTGGTGTCAATGTTATCACAAATACCAACCTTAACGATGGGACAAATGGTTGGTTTCCCGTTGGAAACTGCACCCTGATTGTCGGAACAGGCTCACCACGTATAATTCCTCCAGCAGCTAGAGATTCTCTTGGAACTCATCAACCTTTAAGTGGTCGCTACATTCTTGTGACAAATCGTACACATACATGGATGGGTCCTGCTCAGATGATTACAGATAAAGTAAAACTCTATTTGACGTATCAGGTGTCTGCATGGGTTAGAATTGGAAAAGCAACAGGTGCTCAGACTGTGAATCTTGCCCTTGATGTGGACAGCCAATGGGTGAACGGGGGCCATGTTGAGATTAATGATGATAGATGGCATGAAATTTCTGGATCTTTCAGAATTGAGAAAGAACCTGCTAAGATAATGGTTTACATTCAGGGTCCTGCTCCCGGTGTTGACTTAATGGTTGCTGCACTTCAAGTTTTTCCAGTCGATAGAAAGGCACGGTTTGAACACTTAAGGAGAGAAACCGATAAG ATACGCAAGCGTGATGTTATCTTGAAATTCTCCGGATCAGACAGTTTGCATGGAGCTGATGTGAGAGTAAGGCAAACTCAAAATAGCTTCCCATTCGGGGCATGCATTTCGAGAGGAAACATAGACAATGAAGACTTCACTGAATTCTTTGTCAAAAATTTCAATTGGGCTGTGTTTGGGAATGAGTTGAAGTGGTACTCGACAGAACCAGAACAAGGAAAGCTCAATTATAAAGACGCAGATGAGCTCTTGGACTTTTGCACGAGAAACAACATTCAAGTCCGTGGTCATTGTATCTTCTGGGAGGTGGAGGATGTAGTTCAGTCATGGGTACGCGGTTTGAGCAAGAGCGACCTGTCAAAAGCTGTTCAAAACCGCATAACAGGCCTGCTCACACGGTACAAGGGAAAGATCAAACAGTACGACGTGAATAATGAGATGATGCATGGCTCTTTCTATCGAGAGCGACTGGGTGAAGAAATCAGAGCGAACATGTTCAAGACTGCAAACCAACTTGACCCGTCTGCTGTCCTCTTTGTCAACGATTACCATATTGAAGATGGTGGCGACAGTCAGTCATGCCCAGATAGGTACCTCGGGCACATTCTTGATCTACAGGAACAAGGGGCGCCTATTGGAGGCATAGGCATTCAGGGGCACATAGACTGCCCGGTTGGGCCAATTATTCATTCCGCTCTGAATAAACTGGGAATTCTCGGACTCCCAGTTTGGTTCACCGAAATAGATTTCTCTTCAACTAACGAATATATTAGAGCAGATGATTTAGAAGTTATGCTTCGGGAATGTTTTGCCCACCCTGCTGTGGAAGGCATAATGCTATGGGGATTCTGGGAGTTATTCATGTCCCGAGAAAACTCCCATTTAGTGAATGCTGAAGGCGATCTCAATGAAGCTGGCAGACGATACCTGGCGCTTAAAGAAGAATGGCTGTCCCATTCTCATGGACATATTGATGCCCAGGGACACTTCTCCTTCAGAGGATTCCATGGATCATATGAACTGGAAATCATTGGCTTGTCAAAGAGATTTACCAGGACATTTGTTGTTGAAAAGGGTGATGATCCTCTGGTAATCTCCATTGATCTATAG
- the LOC116022789 gene encoding endo-1,4-beta-xylanase 1 isoform X3, with protein MNLWHPNCCEAFVVPADTGSYAVITNRKECWQGLEQNITKRVSTGSTYTVCAFVGVSGAISGCTDVQATLKVEYRDSATSYVFIGRRPVSKDCWEKLEGTFSLSGTPDQVVFYLEGPLPGVDLLVKSVVITCSSSLKCESSSTHSFSAGEGKVLSPTFEDSRNNWSGRGCKIVLHESMADGKIRPVSGNSFARATERTQIWNGIQQEITGTVLRKLAYEVTAVVRLYGNNVTSADVRATLLVQAADFCEEYIGIASVQATDKEWTQLRGKFLLNGFPSKVVVFLEGPPPGTDILLNSLTVKHAAKVLQSPPPRIENADFGVNVITNTNLNDGTNGWFPVGNCTLIVGTGSPRIIPPAARDSLGTHQPLSGRYILVTNRTHTWMGPAQMITDKVKLYLTYQVSAWVRIGKATGAQTVNLALDVDSQWVNGGHVEINDDRWHEISGSFRIEKEPAKIMVYIQGPAPGVDLMVAALQVFPVDRKARFEHLRRETDKIRKRDVILKFSGSDSLHGADVRVRQTQNSFPFGACISRGNIDNEDFTEFFVKNFNWAVFGNELKWYSTEPEQGKLNYKDADELLDFCTRNNIQVRGHCIFWEVEDVVQSWVRGLSKSDLSKAVQNRITGLLTRYKGKIKQYDVNNEMMHGSFYRERLGEEIRANMFKTANQLDPSAVLFVNDYHIEDGGDSQSCPDRYLGHILDLQEQGAPIGGIGIQGHIDCPVGPIIHSALNKLGILGLPVWFTEIDFSSTNEYIRADDLEVMLRECFAHPAVEGIMLWGFWELFMSRENSHLVNAEGDLNEAGRRYLALKEEWLSHSHGHIDAQGHFSFRGFHGSYELEIIGLSKRFTRTFVVEKGDDPLVISIDL; from the exons ATGAATTTATGGCACCCCAATTGCTGTGAAGCCTTTGTGGTTCCAGCAGACACAGGAAGTTATGCTGTTATTACTAATCGCAAGGAATGTTGGCAAGGCTTGGAGCAAAATATTACTAAAAGAGTTTCTACAGGTTCCACTTATACGGTTTGTGCTTTTGTTGGAGTCTCGGGAGCAATTTCAGGTTGTACTGATGTCCAGGCTACACTGAAAGTAGAATATCGAGATTCAGCTACTAGCTATGTCTTTATCGGAAG AAGACCTGTTTCTAAAGACTGTTGGGAAAAACTGGAAGGCACATTTTCACTCTCTGGTACACCTGATCAGGTTGTATTTTATCTGGAAGGACCTTTACCTGGTGTAGACCTACTTGTAAAATCAGTTGTGATCACCTGTTCCAGTTCCTTAAAATGTGAA AGTTCTAGCACACACTCTTTCTCTGCTGGAGAAGGGAAAGTGTTGAGCCCCACATTTGAGGATAGCCGGAATAACTGGTCAGGGAGAGGCTGCAAGATTGTTCTGCATGAATCTATGGCAGATGGGAAAATCCGTCCAGTGTCCGGAAATTCTTTTGCACGTGCAACGGAAAGGACACAGATCTGGAATGGAATTCAGCAAGAGATAACAGGAACAGTACTGCGAAAGCTTGCCTATGAAGTTACTGCTGTTGTTCGTTTATATGGAAACAATGTCACTAGTGCAGATGTTCGGGCAACACTGTTGGTTCAGGCAGCTGATTTCTGTGAAGAGTACATAGGCATCGCATC TGTACAGGCAACAGACAAGGAATGGACACAGTTACGAGGAAAGTTTCTTCTAAATGGTTTCCCATCTAAGGTAGTTGTCTTTCTGGAAGGGCCGCCTCCAGGCACTGACATTCTCCTTAATAGTTTAACCGTGAAACATGCAGCTAAAGTTCTTCAATCCCCTCCACCAAGGATTGAG AATGCAGATTTTGGTGTCAATGTTATCACAAATACCAACCTTAACGATGGGACAAATGGTTGGTTTCCCGTTGGAAACTGCACCCTGATTGTCGGAACAGGCTCACCACGTATAATTCCTCCAGCAGCTAGAGATTCTCTTGGAACTCATCAACCTTTAAGTGGTCGCTACATTCTTGTGACAAATCGTACACATACATGGATGGGTCCTGCTCAGATGATTACAGATAAAGTAAAACTCTATTTGACGTATCAGGTGTCTGCATGGGTTAGAATTGGAAAAGCAACAGGTGCTCAGACTGTGAATCTTGCCCTTGATGTGGACAGCCAATGGGTGAACGGGGGCCATGTTGAGATTAATGATGATAGATGGCATGAAATTTCTGGATCTTTCAGAATTGAGAAAGAACCTGCTAAGATAATGGTTTACATTCAGGGTCCTGCTCCCGGTGTTGACTTAATGGTTGCTGCACTTCAAGTTTTTCCAGTCGATAGAAAGGCACGGTTTGAACACTTAAGGAGAGAAACCGATAAG ATACGCAAGCGTGATGTTATCTTGAAATTCTCCGGATCAGACAGTTTGCATGGAGCTGATGTGAGAGTAAGGCAAACTCAAAATAGCTTCCCATTCGGGGCATGCATTTCGAGAGGAAACATAGACAATGAAGACTTCACTGAATTCTTTGTCAAAAATTTCAATTGGGCTGTGTTTGGGAATGAGTTGAAGTGGTACTCGACAGAACCAGAACAAGGAAAGCTCAATTATAAAGACGCAGATGAGCTCTTGGACTTTTGCACGAGAAACAACATTCAAGTCCGTGGTCATTGTATCTTCTGGGAGGTGGAGGATGTAGTTCAGTCATGGGTACGCGGTTTGAGCAAGAGCGACCTGTCAAAAGCTGTTCAAAACCGCATAACAGGCCTGCTCACACGGTACAAGGGAAAGATCAAACAGTACGACGTGAATAATGAGATGATGCATGGCTCTTTCTATCGAGAGCGACTGGGTGAAGAAATCAGAGCGAACATGTTCAAGACTGCAAACCAACTTGACCCGTCTGCTGTCCTCTTTGTCAACGATTACCATATTGAAGATGGTGGCGACAGTCAGTCATGCCCAGATAGGTACCTCGGGCACATTCTTGATCTACAGGAACAAGGGGCGCCTATTGGAGGCATAGGCATTCAGGGGCACATAGACTGCCCGGTTGGGCCAATTATTCATTCCGCTCTGAATAAACTGGGAATTCTCGGACTCCCAGTTTGGTTCACCGAAATAGATTTCTCTTCAACTAACGAATATATTAGAGCAGATGATTTAGAAGTTATGCTTCGGGAATGTTTTGCCCACCCTGCTGTGGAAGGCATAATGCTATGGGGATTCTGGGAGTTATTCATGTCCCGAGAAAACTCCCATTTAGTGAATGCTGAAGGCGATCTCAATGAAGCTGGCAGACGATACCTGGCGCTTAAAGAAGAATGGCTGTCCCATTCTCATGGACATATTGATGCCCAGGGACACTTCTCCTTCAGAGGATTCCATGGATCATATGAACTGGAAATCATTGGCTTGTCAAAGAGATTTACCAGGACATTTGTTGTTGAAAAGGGTGATGATCCTCTGGTAATCTCCATTGATCTATAG